The segment GGTCATTCGCAAGGCGCGGCCCTCCGCTTCGGACAATTTGGCCAGTAACAGGTACTCGTAATGACTCAGACCGGCATCGCGCTGGAGCTGGGAGTCGAGCACTCCGGGCAACAGTTCAACGACAGCCTCGAAACGCATCCAGGCTCGAAGTTCATCCGCGCTAAGCCAATGGGTCTCGGTCATGGACCAAGTCTACCAATAGTTGACACTACAAGTAATTTTCAAGTAACTTAGTTGAATCTGCAACTACTACTGAATCCGGCGCCAAGGAGCAACCGTGTCGACCATCAGCATCGAACACAATGAGACCCGGCGGGCCAACGGCGACCTGCTCCCGGCCGAAACCACGATGGCTGCGGTGACTCTCTATGTCGCCGACTTCGAGGCAATGATCTCCTACTACCGCGACGCCTTGCGCCTCACCCTGCAAAGCCGCTCGACGCAAGTAGCAACCCTGGGCCGCAGCGGCGTTCCAATCATCACTCTGCGGCACGAACCCCAGCTGCCGCTGCCCTCGCGGGCAGAGGCCGGCCTGTTCCACACTGCCCTGCTGTTCGGGACCGAAGCAAGCCTTGCGGCCACAGTGGCCAGCGCGGCACAGCACCGAGCCTCCCGCTACGTTGGCAGCGCCGACCATCTGGTCAGCAAAGCCTTTTACTTCACCGACCCGGAGAGCAATGGCATTGAGCTCTACTGGGATCGCCCGCGGAGTTCTTGGACCTTCCGCGATGGCCGGGTAGAGATGGACTCGCTCTTCCTCGACCCGAATGACTACCTGGCGACCCACCTCGACGATTCCACCCAGCTCGCTGCGCCGGCATCGGTTGGCCACGTGCATCTGCAGGTGGGCGACACTCAGCTGGCGAGAAAGTTCTACGTCGATACCCTTGGCTTTGAGACGACGGCGGCATGGAACGGAGCGCTCTTCGTGTCCGCGGGCGGCTACCACCACCACATGGCAATGAACACCTGGAACAGCGCTGGCGCAGGTCCGCGGGCAGCGACTCTCGGTCTCGGCGAGGTATCGATCACGGTTCCTTCCCGAAGCGACATCGAGGCCGTGATGGAACGGCTGAGGCACAGCAACATTCAGATACGGGACGATGGCGCCGGCATCAGCTTCGACGACCCGTGGCGAAACCTGATCACGATCAATTCCGCCCACCCTGCCTGACAT is part of the Saxibacter everestensis genome and harbors:
- a CDS encoding VOC family protein yields the protein MAAVTLYVADFEAMISYYRDALRLTLQSRSTQVATLGRSGVPIITLRHEPQLPLPSRAEAGLFHTALLFGTEASLAATVASAAQHRASRYVGSADHLVSKAFYFTDPESNGIELYWDRPRSSWTFRDGRVEMDSLFLDPNDYLATHLDDSTQLAAPASVGHVHLQVGDTQLARKFYVDTLGFETTAAWNGALFVSAGGYHHHMAMNTWNSAGAGPRAATLGLGEVSITVPSRSDIEAVMERLRHSNIQIRDDGAGISFDDPWRNLITINSAHPA